The Pirellulales bacterium genome has a segment encoding these proteins:
- a CDS encoding CPBP family intramembrane metalloprotease yields the protein MQAAVSGNFIAAVPFRGDYWQQSRRPLASLAFVTPLLAIYEFGILWLGPQAMRNGADVWLRQWLDGIGFSQYFLLPLLTLGMLLACHYTARDPWRVSPSILYAKWAECLLLALVLVVIARVQGTLLSMFMPADNSWAVHATIGESVEGLFQRFVSFMGAGIYEELLFRLLLLPSIASVLRWCGMPLGWSLAGGAILSSLLFSGAHHLGAQGELFEWYPFVFRTVAGLFFSVLFIYRGFGIVAGTHAIYDILVGLM from the coding sequence ATGCAGGCGGCAGTTTCGGGAAATTTCATTGCAGCAGTTCCCTTCCGCGGCGATTATTGGCAACAATCGCGCCGGCCGTTGGCCAGTTTGGCGTTTGTAACGCCTTTGCTGGCGATCTACGAGTTTGGCATCCTCTGGCTCGGGCCGCAAGCGATGCGGAATGGAGCCGACGTCTGGCTTCGGCAATGGCTCGATGGCATCGGATTCAGCCAATACTTTCTGCTGCCCTTACTGACACTCGGCATGCTGCTGGCCTGTCACTACACAGCTCGCGACCCGTGGCGAGTTTCACCTAGCATTTTATATGCCAAATGGGCTGAATGTTTGTTGTTGGCACTGGTGCTGGTCGTAATTGCTCGTGTGCAAGGAACGCTATTGTCGATGTTCATGCCCGCCGACAATTCTTGGGCCGTTCACGCCACGATTGGTGAGTCGGTCGAGGGCCTATTCCAGCGGTTCGTCAGCTTCATGGGCGCAGGCATCTACGAAGAGTTGTTGTTTCGCCTACTTCTGCTGCCCAGCATTGCCAGCGTGCTTCGCTGGTGCGGAATGCCGCTTGGCTGGTCGCTCGCTGGTGGCGCCATACTGAGCAGTTTGCTCTTTTCCGGCGCACATCACCTTGGCGCGCAAGGTGAATTGTTCGAATGGTATCCGTTCGTGTTCCGCACGGTCGCTGGGCTGTTTTTCTCCGTGCTCTTCATCTACCGCGGTTTTGGCATTGTGGCTGGCACGCACGCGATCTACGACATCTTGGTCGGGCTAATGTGA